One part of the Ornithodoros turicata isolate Travis unplaced genomic scaffold, ASM3712646v1 Chromosome48, whole genome shotgun sequence genome encodes these proteins:
- the LOC135374204 gene encoding dentin sialophosphoprotein-like: protein MKRTGKSLKTAAKDKDSRMGGCSTATSRITATDSGIGSASATDCSKCDSPDNVQQHGDVPNHRDGQRNRKRICDGLHSTATSRITATDSGIGSASATDCSKCDSPDNVQQHGDVPNHRDGQRIGSTSATDCSKCDSPDNVQQHGDVPNHRDGQRNRKHICDGLHSTATSRITATDSGIGSASATDCSKCDSPDNVQQHGDVPNHRDGQRNRTRICDGLHSTATSRITATDSGIGSASATDCSKCDSPDNVQQHGDVPYHRDGQRNRKRICDGLHSTATSRITATDSGIGSASATDCSKCDSPDNVQQHGDVPNHRDGQRNRKRICDGLHSTATSRITATDSGIGSASATDCSKCDSPDNVQQHGDVPNHRDGQRIGSTSATDCSKCDSPDNVQQHGDVPNHRDGQRNRKHICDGLHSTATSRITATDSGIGSASATDCSKCDSPDNVQQHGDVPNHRDGQRNRTRICDGLHSTATSRITATDSGIGSTSATDCSKCDSPDNVQQNGDVPNHRDGQRNRKHICDGLQYCHSPDNVQQNGDVPNHRDGQRNQKHSCDGLQ, encoded by the exons ATGAAACGGACCGGCAAGTCACTCAAAACCGCAGCCAAGGACAAGGACAGCCGTATGGGCGGCTG CAGCACGGCGACGTCCCGAATCACCGCGACGGACAGCGGAATCGGAAGCGCATCTGCGACGGACTGCAGTAAGTGCGATTCACCCGACAACGTTCAGCAGCACGGCGACGTCCCGAATCACCGCGACGGACAGCGGAATCGGAAGCGCATCTGCGACGGACTGCA CAGCACGGCGACGTCCCGAATCACCGCGACGGACAGCGGAATCGGAAGCGCATCTGCGACGGACTGCAGTAAGTGCGATTCACCCGACAACGTTCAGCAGCACGGCGACGTCCCGAATCACCGCGACGGACAGCGGATCGGAAGCACATCTGCGACGGACTGCAGTAAGTGCGATTCACCCGACAACGTTCAGCAGCACGGCGACGTCCCGAATCACCGCGACGGACAGCGGAATCGGAAGCACATCTGCGACGGACTGCA CAGCACGGCGACGTCCCGAATCACCGCGACGGACAGCGGAATCGGAAGCGCATCTGCGACGGACTGCAGTAAGTGCGATTCACCCGACAACGTTCAGCAGCACGGCGACGTCCCGAATCACCGCGACGGACAGCGGAATCGGACGCGCATCTGCGACGGACTGCA CAGCACGGCGACGTCCCGAATCACAGCGACGGACAGCGGAATCGGAAGCGCATCTGCGACGGACTGCAGTAAGTGCGATTCACCCGACAACGTTCAGCAGCACGGCGACGTCCCGTATCACCGCGACGGACAGCGGAATCGGAAGCGCATCTGCGACGGACTGCA CAGCACGGCGACGTCCCGAATCACCGCGACGGACAGCGGAATCGGAAGCGCATCTGCGACGGACTGCAGTAAGTGCGATTCACCCGACAACGTTCAGCAGCACGGCGACGTCCCGAATCACCGCGACGGACAGCGGAATCGGAAGCGCATCTGCGACGGACTGCA CAGCACGGCGACGTCCCGAATCACCGCGACGGACAGCGGAATCGGAAGCGCATCTGCGACGGACTGCAGTAAGTGCGATTCACCCGACAACGTTCAGCAGCACGGCGACGTCCCGAATCACCGCGACGGACAGCGGATCGGAAGCACATCTGCGACGGACTGCAGTAAGTGCGATTCACCCGACAACGTTCAGCAGCACGGCGACGTCCCGAATCACCGCGACGGACAGCGGAATCGGAAGCACATCTGCGACGGACTGCA CAGCACGGCGACGTCCCGAATCACCGCGACGGACAGCGGAATCGGAAGCGCATCTGCGACGGACTGCAGTAAGTGCGATTCACCCGACAACGTTCAGCAGCACGGCGACGTCCCGAATCACCGCGACGGACAGCGGAATCGGACGCGCATCTGCGACGGACTGCA CAGCACGGCGACGTCCCGAATCACAGCGACGGACAGCGGAATCGGAAGCACATCTGCGACGGACTGCAGTAAGTGCGATTCACCCGACAACGTTCAGCAGAACGGCGACGTCCCAAATCACCGCGACGGACAGCGGAATCGGAAGCACATCTGCGACGGACTGCAGTACTGCCATTCACCCGATAACGTTCAGCAGAACGGCGACGTCCCAAATCACCGCGACGGACAGCGGAATCAGAAGCACAGCTGCGACGGACTGCAGTAA
- the LOC135374215 gene encoding zinc finger protein 665-like isoform X1 yields MQLSPEFSGDLLRVKSEPPDAACLPQEAQIQQQHCNEYPSGGATPGMCRIKEEPREDPSNEQPITEVKTEPYNVAILTDQNQMGHSCGSASQGASLGMCRIKEEPQEESWNERPMTVVKTEPYNDEILAEKDQMGHSHDSASEGARERTGMLPVQDQPRGTGDRASSGPTSSNAQFKVDATTAGLQFDNTALVTTNCRPMEQSLEQSETQEAGKLGQEKERSYKCNVCSTTCIEIVGLKVHLKSDNTKTFACDACSKTFHHQSTPREHTNHHTGEGLQKCRACALVWVSRSRNGDLSTAEFSLSRSLRSHRQIHTLKKAYKCDICPAHFSDSTKLRYHRRTHTGEKPYKCDLCSAEFSQSTNLSRHRLTHTGEKPYKCDLCPAEFRENTKLQKHRRTHTGEKPYKCDLCSAEFSQSTSLSRHRLTHTGEKPYKCDLCPAEFRESTKLRKHRRIHTGEKPYKCDLCSAEFSQSTSLSRHRLTHTGEKPYKCDLCPAAFSDNTKLRNHRRTHTGEKPYKCDLCPAVFSDSTKLWHHKQRHTGEKPCKCDLCPAEFRYSRGLSRHKLTHTGEKPYKCDTCPAEFRDSSKLRNHKRTHTGERPYECHLCPAKFSNGSNLTHHMRKHTGEKPYKCDLCPAEFRHSTSLSNHKREHMGEKPYKCNLCPAAFSDSKKLQNHKRRHVEEMAYKCNLCPAEFNNGTSLSCHKRTHTGEKPYRCNLCPRAFSERANLSRHKRAHTGVKPYKCNLCPAVFSRSTNLSRHKRTHTGE; encoded by the exons ATGCAGCTCTCTCCAGAGTTCAGTGGTGACCTCCTGAGAGTAAAATCAGAACCACCCGATGCTGCATGCCTGCCACAAGAGGCCCAGATACAGCAACAGCACTGCAACGAGTATCCATCAGGAG GGGCGACACCTGGCATGTGTCGTATTAAAGAAGAACCTCGAGAGGACCCTTCAAATGAACAACCAATCACAGAAGTGAAGACAGAGCCTTATAACGTCGCAATCTTAACAGATCAGAACCAAATGGGGCACAGCTGTGGCTCTGCATCACAAG gTGCATCACTTGGGATGTGTCGCATTAAAGAGGAACCTCAAGAGGAATCTTGGAATGAACGTCCAATGACAGTTGTGAAAACAGAGCCTTATAACGATGAAATCTTGGCAGAGAAGGACCAGATGGGACACAGCCATGACTCTGCATCAGAAG GAGCAAGAGAAAGAACTGGTATGCTCCCTGTTCAGGACCAGCCCAGAGGAACTGGTGACCGAGCATCTTCAGGTCCCACTTCTTCAAATGCGCAGTTCAAGGTTGATGCAACAACAGCTGGACTGCAATTCGACAACACAGCACTGGTCACTACGAACTGTCGACCCATGGAGCAATCTCTCGAGCAGAGTGAGACTCAAGAGGCAGGCAAATTAGGGCAGGAGAAAGAAAGGTCGTATAAGTGCAACGTTTGTTCAACTACATGCATCGAGATTGTCGGCTTGAAAGTTCACCTGAAAAGTGACAACACGAAGACATTTGCATGTGACGCATGTTCCAAGACATTCCATCACCAGTCAACCCCGCGAGAGCACACAAACCATCACACAGGAGAAGGGTTGCAGAAGTGCAGGGCATGTGCACTTGTATGGGTGTCCAGGTCACGCAACGGCGATCTCAGcactgcagagttcagcctgagCAGGAGCCTGCGGTCTCACAGGCAGATACACACCCTCAAGAAAGCATACAAATGCGATATTTGTCCAGCACATTTCAGCGATAGCACAAAGCTGCGATATCACAGGCGAACGCATACAGGTGAAAAGccctacaagtgcgatctctgttctgcagagttcagccagagcacaAACCTGTCACGTCACAGGCTGACAcatacgggcgagaagccatacaagtgtgatctctgccctgcagagttcagagAGAACACGAAGCTGCAGAAACACAGgcgaacacacacgggtgagaagccctacaagtgcgatctctgttcTGCAGAGTTTAGCCAGAGCACAAGCCTGTCACGTCACAGGCTGACAcatacgggcgagaagccatacaagtgtgatctctgccctgcagagttcagagAGAGCACGAAGCTGCGGAAACACAGGCGAatacacacgggtgagaagccctacaagtgcgatctctgttcTGCAGAGTTTAGCCAGAGCACAAGCCTGTCACGTCACAGgctgacacacacgggcgagaagccatacaagtgcgatctctgtcctgcagcattCAGCGATAACACGAAGCTGCGGAATCACAGgcgaacacacacgggcgagaagccgtacaagtgcgatctctgtcctgcagtgttcagTGATAGCACGAAACTGTGGCATCACAAGCAaagacacacgggcgagaaaccCTGCAaatgtgatctctgtcctgcagagttcagatATAGCAGAGGCCTGTCACGTCACAAGCTGACccacacgggcgaaaagccatacaagtgcgatacctgtcctgcagagttcagggACAGCTCAAAGCTACGGAAtcacaagcgaacacacacaGGTGAGAGGCCCTACGAGTGCCATCTCTGCCCAGCAAAGTTCAGCAATGGATCGAACCTTACACATCACATGCGAAagcacacaggcgagaagccctacaaatgcgatctctgtcctgcagagttcagacaTAGCACAAGCCTATCAAATCACAAACGGGAACACATGGGCGaaaagccgtacaagtgcaatctctgtcctGCGGCATTCAGCGACAGCAAGAAGCTGCAGAATCACAAGCGAAGGCACGTGGAAGAGATGgcatacaagtgcaatctctgccctgcagagttcaatAATGGCACAAGCCTGTCATGTCACAAGCGAACAcatacgggcgagaagccatacaggtGCAATCTCTGTCCCAGAGCGTTCAGCGAGAGAGCGAACCTTTCACGTCACAAGCGAGCGCACACAGGTGTGAAGCCCTACAAGTGCAATCTTTGTCCAGCAGTGTTCAGCCGGAGCACGAACTTGTCACGTCACaaacggacacacacgggtgagtaG
- the LOC135374215 gene encoding zinc finger protein 883-like isoform X2: MCRIKEEPQEESWNERPMTVVKTEPYNDEILAEKDQMGHSHDSASEGARERTGMLPVQDQPRGTGDRASSGPTSSNAQFKVDATTAGLQFDNTALVTTNCRPMEQSLEQSETQEAGKLGQEKERSYKCNVCSTTCIEIVGLKVHLKSDNTKTFACDACSKTFHHQSTPREHTNHHTGEGLQKCRACALVWVSRSRNGDLSTAEFSLSRSLRSHRQIHTLKKAYKCDICPAHFSDSTKLRYHRRTHTGEKPYKCDLCSAEFSQSTNLSRHRLTHTGEKPYKCDLCPAEFRENTKLQKHRRTHTGEKPYKCDLCSAEFSQSTSLSRHRLTHTGEKPYKCDLCPAEFRESTKLRKHRRIHTGEKPYKCDLCSAEFSQSTSLSRHRLTHTGEKPYKCDLCPAAFSDNTKLRNHRRTHTGEKPYKCDLCPAVFSDSTKLWHHKQRHTGEKPCKCDLCPAEFRYSRGLSRHKLTHTGEKPYKCDTCPAEFRDSSKLRNHKRTHTGERPYECHLCPAKFSNGSNLTHHMRKHTGEKPYKCDLCPAEFRHSTSLSNHKREHMGEKPYKCNLCPAAFSDSKKLQNHKRRHVEEMAYKCNLCPAEFNNGTSLSCHKRTHTGEKPYRCNLCPRAFSERANLSRHKRAHTGVKPYKCNLCPAVFSRSTNLSRHKRTHTGE; the protein is encoded by the exons ATGTGTCGCATTAAAGAGGAACCTCAAGAGGAATCTTGGAATGAACGTCCAATGACAGTTGTGAAAACAGAGCCTTATAACGATGAAATCTTGGCAGAGAAGGACCAGATGGGACACAGCCATGACTCTGCATCAGAAG GAGCAAGAGAAAGAACTGGTATGCTCCCTGTTCAGGACCAGCCCAGAGGAACTGGTGACCGAGCATCTTCAGGTCCCACTTCTTCAAATGCGCAGTTCAAGGTTGATGCAACAACAGCTGGACTGCAATTCGACAACACAGCACTGGTCACTACGAACTGTCGACCCATGGAGCAATCTCTCGAGCAGAGTGAGACTCAAGAGGCAGGCAAATTAGGGCAGGAGAAAGAAAGGTCGTATAAGTGCAACGTTTGTTCAACTACATGCATCGAGATTGTCGGCTTGAAAGTTCACCTGAAAAGTGACAACACGAAGACATTTGCATGTGACGCATGTTCCAAGACATTCCATCACCAGTCAACCCCGCGAGAGCACACAAACCATCACACAGGAGAAGGGTTGCAGAAGTGCAGGGCATGTGCACTTGTATGGGTGTCCAGGTCACGCAACGGCGATCTCAGcactgcagagttcagcctgagCAGGAGCCTGCGGTCTCACAGGCAGATACACACCCTCAAGAAAGCATACAAATGCGATATTTGTCCAGCACATTTCAGCGATAGCACAAAGCTGCGATATCACAGGCGAACGCATACAGGTGAAAAGccctacaagtgcgatctctgttctgcagagttcagccagagcacaAACCTGTCACGTCACAGGCTGACAcatacgggcgagaagccatacaagtgtgatctctgccctgcagagttcagagAGAACACGAAGCTGCAGAAACACAGgcgaacacacacgggtgagaagccctacaagtgcgatctctgttcTGCAGAGTTTAGCCAGAGCACAAGCCTGTCACGTCACAGGCTGACAcatacgggcgagaagccatacaagtgtgatctctgccctgcagagttcagagAGAGCACGAAGCTGCGGAAACACAGGCGAatacacacgggtgagaagccctacaagtgcgatctctgttcTGCAGAGTTTAGCCAGAGCACAAGCCTGTCACGTCACAGgctgacacacacgggcgagaagccatacaagtgcgatctctgtcctgcagcattCAGCGATAACACGAAGCTGCGGAATCACAGgcgaacacacacgggcgagaagccgtacaagtgcgatctctgtcctgcagtgttcagTGATAGCACGAAACTGTGGCATCACAAGCAaagacacacgggcgagaaaccCTGCAaatgtgatctctgtcctgcagagttcagatATAGCAGAGGCCTGTCACGTCACAAGCTGACccacacgggcgaaaagccatacaagtgcgatacctgtcctgcagagttcagggACAGCTCAAAGCTACGGAAtcacaagcgaacacacacaGGTGAGAGGCCCTACGAGTGCCATCTCTGCCCAGCAAAGTTCAGCAATGGATCGAACCTTACACATCACATGCGAAagcacacaggcgagaagccctacaaatgcgatctctgtcctgcagagttcagacaTAGCACAAGCCTATCAAATCACAAACGGGAACACATGGGCGaaaagccgtacaagtgcaatctctgtcctGCGGCATTCAGCGACAGCAAGAAGCTGCAGAATCACAAGCGAAGGCACGTGGAAGAGATGgcatacaagtgcaatctctgccctgcagagttcaatAATGGCACAAGCCTGTCATGTCACAAGCGAACAcatacgggcgagaagccatacaggtGCAATCTCTGTCCCAGAGCGTTCAGCGAGAGAGCGAACCTTTCACGTCACAAGCGAGCGCACACAGGTGTGAAGCCCTACAAGTGCAATCTTTGTCCAGCAGTGTTCAGCCGGAGCACGAACTTGTCACGTCACaaacggacacacacgggtgagtaG